Within Flavobacteriales bacterium, the genomic segment TAAATTATATTGCACCATGAAACAGATAACACTCATCATTGCCCTGATCATCAGCACGAACATCTATGCTCAAGATCATCATACCAGACCTCTTATCACAACGCAAGGCACCTCTACAGTCTACACAGAACCCGATGAAGTACTATTCACTTACTCTGTACAGACTGAAGGCGATGATCTTCTAGATGCTCGTAACAAGAATGCCCAGATCACGGCCGAGACCATTGCCTTCCTAAAAAAGAAGGGAATTGCACCCGAACATATCCAGACCCAGTATCTGAACATAGGCATACGGTACCGCGATCATCGTCAGCGTGAGGAGACCAAATATTATGCTGCCTCACAGAGCATCTCGGTATGTCTCAAGGACATGGATGACTATGAAGAGGTGATGATCGGTCTGCTTTCTATGAAGATCAGCAATCTGAATGCACCTGTATTCCGCACTACCTCACATCGCTCCCTCATGGACGAGGCTCGATCCAAGGCCATATTAGCAGCACAGGAGAAAGCTCAAGCACTGGCGAGTGAACTGGGTCAGTCCATCGGTCTTGCCTATCATATAGAAGAAGTGGATTTCCAGCAGAGGTGGCCACAGCAGAACGCCTATGCCAATGTAGCCGGTGGTGATGCGATGGTAGCAGTGGACGATGAGGACGGTATCGCTCTTGGTCAATTGGAGATCAAGGCCAAGGTAAGCGTATCTTTCCACCTTCTGTCTGAAGAGTAGATCCTACACAATGAAAAGAAGATCCTTCATCTCATTCTTGGGCAAAGGTGCAGTGAGCACAGCCCTACTCCCTCCATTCATTCAAGCTTGTCAAGCGCCTCAGGACCAGGTGCAAGAACTCATCCAAAAGACCATACAAGGTATCAAGCCGAGTACGGTCGATGACCTCGTCTTGGCAGAAGGACTCCAAAGCCGAACGCTACTCCGCTTTGGTGATGCTATCAGCGAGAAGGACACCTTTGGATTCAATTGCGACTACACGGCCTTCATCCCCGAGGGACCGGATGAAGGTTTGCTTTGGGTCAATCATGAATATCCCAATCCGCTCTTCGTCTCTGGACATACTGGTGGAGAGAAGACCAAGGAAGAGGTCGATAAGGAGATGTATTCTGTAGGCGGAAGCTTTGTAGAGATGCGAAAGGAGGATGGTCGATGGAATCCAATTCAAAGTGAGAAGAACATGCGGCTGACCGGCCATACGATCATTCCTTTCAATTGGCCCCATCCTATCGCTGGGAAGAAAGAGGCCATGGGCACATTCCAGAATTGCTCGGGAGGTGTGACCCCATGGAGGACTATTCTCACCTGCGAAGAGAACTATCATCAGTGCTACGGAGAATGTATGCGCGGGAGTGCACAGATCGATGAGGGACGAGGAACTTACGGATGGAATAGTTTCTATGATAACCGCCCGGAACATTACGGCTGGGTAGTAGAGGTGGATCCACAGACCGGAGATGCTCAGAAACATGTGGCCCTCGGTCGATTCTCGCACGAGTGTGCAACCATCATAGAGTTAGAAGATGGGCGGGTCGTGGTCTACTCGGGTGATGACAAGAACGATGAACATCTGTACAAGTTCATATCCTCAGTACCTGGGAGTCTGAAGGAAGGCACCCTCTATGTGGCCGATTTGGAAAAAGGCGCTTGGCTCTCATTGGATATCGAAGAGCAGGCGGTGCTCAAGAAGAATTTCACCGACCAGACCGAGGTGCTCATCTATTGCCGCGAAGCCTCCAAACTTTTGGGCGCAACCCCACTGGATCGTCCTGAGGATATAGAGATCGATCCAGTGACCGGACATGTTTTGGTAGCTTGTACGAATAACAAACCCAAGAAGAACTTTCACGGACAGATCATGAAGTTCATGGAGAAGGATGGCCGGTACGATGCGCTGGAATTCGAGTCGGAAATGTTCTTGACCGGTGGTGAAGAAACAGGCTTCAGCTGTCCGGATAATCTGGCATTCGATCAAGCAGGGAATCTGTGGTTCACAGTGGATGTCTCTGGAAGTGCTATGAACTATGGCGTCTATGAACCCTTTGGAAATAACGGTCTCTTCATGGTACCTCGCAGTGGTCCGCAAGAAGGAGAAGTGATCCAGATGGCCAGTGCACCCAATGACGCTGAGCTGACAGGACCCTTCTTCTCCCCGGATGGCAAGACGCTCTTTCTGAGTGTACAACATCCCGGTGAGACATCAGTGAGCTTGGAAAAGCTTACCAGCCACTGGCCCGATGGTGGCGACTCGATCCCACTCCCAAGTGTAGTAGCGATCGAAGGCCCACTACTGGAGCAGATCAACCAAGTCGAATCCTGATGGACCATCTGGATATCAACCGCGAAGGATGGAATAGACGCACGGCCATCCACATCGATTCTGACTTCTATGATATGCCCTCTTTTTTGGCGGGCAAGACCTCTTTGAAGGAGATCGAACTCCCATTGCTAGGTGACTTAGAAGGCAAGACCGTCCTACACCTGCAATGTCATTTTGGTCAAGATTCCATCTCATTGGCCAAAATGGGAGCCCAGGTCACCGCTGTGGATCTATCTCCCGATGCCATTGCTCAAGCAGAGGTATTGGCCGAGCAGATGGGTGTGCACGTGGAATTCATCTGCAGCGATGTACTGGCTCAAAGCTTGCTCGATGGGCGCCAATTCGATATGGTCTTCGCGAGCTACGGCACCATCCCTTGGTTACCTGACCTGAAGCCTTGGGCTCGACTCATCCATCAACGCTTGAAAGTGAGTGGCCGATTGGTCTTTGTGGAATTCCATCCGGTACTGGACCTCTTTGATGATGACATGGAGAAGATGGTCTATTCCTATTTCAACGTATCCCCTATCCAGAGCCAGATCAGCAGCTATGCTCAGAAAGACTCGGAGGATATCCCCTATGTCGTGTGGAACCACCCCTTCGGAGAGATTCTATCAGCCCTGCTCGAGCAGGGACTTCGAATAGCCCATTTCCAGGAGTATGACTTCTCACCGTATCCCTGTTTCCGAGGGATGATCCCTGCAGGAGAAGGACGTTATGTCATCGAGCGGTTTGGCCATAACTTGCCCTATTGTTTCAGTATCGTTGCCGAGAAATGAGATCCCTATATCTCGTACTATTCATTGCCTTAGCAGTTGCTTGTCAGAACGAGCAGGAGACCAACCCTTTGGCCGGAAGCTATTCATTGATCGAATGGAAAGGGATCACCGAGCATGGCGAAGTAGTATATCCGTATGGCCAAAAGGCCACCGGTCAATTGATCTACTTGGAGGATGGAAGCATGTCCATGCAACTGGAAGGTGATGACCGACCTGAACTAGGGACCGATGATTACTCCACCTTAGATAGTCTGACGATCTTGAAAGCCTACCAGACCTATTTCTCCTATTATGGCACCTACGCTTTGGATAATGAAACGGGCATCGTCACCCATGTGATAGAGGGCTGTAAGCATCCCGATTGGAAAGGTCGCAAGCTTCAGCGAAAGTTCCAGATCGAAGGAGAACAGCTCATCATCCGGAGCGACAGTGTGATCGGGATGGACCATGTGCTGACTTGGAGAAGATCTTCAAATTCTGAATAACAGCTTCGGGTTCAATCATTCTTCAAGATTCGATTCAATTGGACGGAAGTAGACCCTTCACACACCCCTTCCACCCATTGGCCAGCACATTCCCCTCTCGAGAGGGGAAAGGAAAAGCACAAAGTGATTTGACAGGGGTGTGTAGTTGATCAATGATTGACTCCGTTCGGTTATAAAACGAACTTCAGCATAGTATAGGCAATAGTAAAGAGGTAGACACTCCGGACCATCATCTTCTTATACTTCCTACTCCACTCTTTATATTCATCTTTTTTGTCTTTAGGCCAAAAGAATCCATGGGCCTGCAGATAAAGCAGAATCATCAATAGATAAAAGAGTATCGCTCCGATCATATTTTATATCAGTCCTATGCCGGCCTCCGGTGCGAACGGAAAGGTCGCACAATGATCTCATTGACCACCGAATCCTCAGGAGATTCTATCGCATGCTTGATCTGTACGGCTATGCTCTTGGGTCGCATGGCAGATGCGAAATAGTCCTTCATATTCCCGTGAATCTCTTCATTGGTGGTCTTGTTGATGAAATCAGTATCGACCGCACCCGGGCTGATGGTCGTGACTTTCACGCGGCCATTCAATTCTACACGTATGCTCTCTGAGATACCGAAGAGTGCATGTTTGGTAGCGCAGTAGACCCCTGAGTTGGGAAAGACATGATGGGACGCGATACTCCCGATATTGATCACATGTCCGCGCTGTTCTATCAATGAAGGCATGGCACTGTGCAAGCAGTTCAGAACACCTTTCACATTCACATCTACCATGCGGTGCCATTCTTCGATCTTTCCTTGATGCAAAGGATCGAAGTGACCCAGTCCCGCATTGTTGATCAGCACATCCACCCCACCGAATTCGTTGAGACAACTATTGACCAGTTCTTGGCAATCATCGTATTCCCTCACATCTCCTATATGGACAAGATGTTCACATGAAAGCGAATCAGTCAAGGTCTGTAAGCGCTCCTTGTTTCGCCCTGAGAGGACCAAGCGATATGCTCCATTATCCAGTGCATGGGCCAATGCCTGCCCAATTCCGCTACTCGCTCCGGTGATGATGACATTCTTCATGTTTGAATTTTAGATCCCGAAAATAGACTGAATCAGCACGGCAAAAGATTAGCTTTGCCTAACTTTTTAATATCCCATGCAGCCCGTTCTCGATTATTTTGAAAGCATAGACCCTATACTCGCTGCCTTGCTCGCTACACTCTTTACGTGGGGATTGACGGGCCTGGGTGCGTCACTGGTCTTTTTCTTCAAGACCATGAAGCGAAGCGTCTTAGATGGAATGCTCGGATTCACCGGTGGGGTCATGGTGGCGGCCAGTTATTGGTCCCTGCTCTCTCCTGCCATCGAGATGAGCCCTGGTGAAGGATTCGTCAAGGCCATGCCCGCTGTGATCGGCTTTGGGATGGGAGCACTCTTCCTATTTGCGCTGGACAAATTCGTACCGCACCTCCACATCAACTTCACCAAGGATGAAGCAGAAGGACCGGACACCGATTGGAAAGGGACTACTCTACTCATTCTCGCCATCACCTTGCACAACATTCCAGAAGGGCTGGCCGTAGGAGTGCTCTTCGGAGGGGTGGCTGCGGGCATTCCTGAAGCAACCATCGGTGGAGCAGTGGCCTTGGCCCTGGGTATCGGGATTCAGAATTTCCCAGAAGGAATAGCAGTCTCCATGCCTCTGCGCAGACAGGGTGTTTCGAGATTCCGCAGTTTCTGGTACGGTCAGTTATCGGCCATTGTAGAACCCGTAGCCGGGGTGCTGGGTGCACTGCTGGTCATGCAGATGATGCCCATCCTTCCCTATGCACTCGCCTTTGCTGCAGGTGCGATGATATACGTGGTCATTGAAGAGGTAGTACCTGAGACCCAACGGGATGCCTATACCGACATCGCTACTCTGGGTTTCATCGGTGGCTTCATCGTGATGATGCTTCTGGATGTAGGACTCGGATGAGCCGAATTGACCTTTCTTTGCAGCTCCCATGATCGAGGAAGGAACCGTCATAGCGAAGAACAAGAAAGCAGCGTATCAGTATTTCTTGGAAGACAAGTGGATTGCTGGTATACAATTGACCGGGACCGAGATCAAATCCATTCGTAATCACAAGGCGCGTATCACGGAGGCATATTGCAATTTCATCAAAGGAGAATTGCATGTTCTCAATATGTATATCGAGCCTTACAGTCACGGAGGCTATGCCAATCACGAACCCACTCGTGTCCGAAAACTGCTGCTTACTGCCAATGAACTGGGAAAGATCAAACGCAAACTGCGTGATGTGGGGAATACGTGCATCCCCTTGACGCTCTTCATCAGTAAGAGTGGATTTGCCAAATTGGAGATCGCGCTGGCCACAGGAAAGAAATTGCAGGATAAGCGTGAGGACTTGAAGAAAAAGGAGGCCAAGCGGCAGATCGATCGAAGCCGTAGCGATCGGTACGAATAAGGGAATGGATATGGCCCTAAAAAATCAAAGGACTTCAACCCTTTGGTGAAGCCCTTCGATCTAACTAAACACTAAAAAACACTAGTTCAGACTTATTCGTATCCCTTCTACCTGGGTATCGGTTTTGAAATAGTTGTCGTATACCCGTATATATCTTTCCTGATTACTCAGGTCGTAGTTCAATTCCACAAAGAATCCATATAGTGCATATATGGTCCTTTTTCCTTTCTTACTATTCGTATGCTCAGCTACGAAACTGCCATTCATACGCAATAGTTCCCTCTTCTCTTCATATGACAGGGATGAATATTCTCGTGTACTCATAACGTGAATCTTTAC encodes:
- a CDS encoding SIMPL domain-containing protein codes for the protein MKQITLIIALIISTNIYAQDHHTRPLITTQGTSTVYTEPDEVLFTYSVQTEGDDLLDARNKNAQITAETIAFLKKKGIAPEHIQTQYLNIGIRYRDHRQREETKYYAASQSISVCLKDMDDYEEVMIGLLSMKISNLNAPVFRTTSHRSLMDEARSKAILAAQEKAQALASELGQSIGLAYHIEEVDFQQRWPQQNAYANVAGGDAMVAVDDEDGIALGQLEIKAKVSVSFHLLSEE
- a CDS encoding class I SAM-dependent methyltransferase, with product MDHLDINREGWNRRTAIHIDSDFYDMPSFLAGKTSLKEIELPLLGDLEGKTVLHLQCHFGQDSISLAKMGAQVTAVDLSPDAIAQAEVLAEQMGVHVEFICSDVLAQSLLDGRQFDMVFASYGTIPWLPDLKPWARLIHQRLKVSGRLVFVEFHPVLDLFDDDMEKMVYSYFNVSPIQSQISSYAQKDSEDIPYVVWNHPFGEILSALLEQGLRIAHFQEYDFSPYPCFRGMIPAGEGRYVIERFGHNLPYCFSIVAEK
- a CDS encoding DUF839 domain-containing protein, with amino-acid sequence MKRRSFISFLGKGAVSTALLPPFIQACQAPQDQVQELIQKTIQGIKPSTVDDLVLAEGLQSRTLLRFGDAISEKDTFGFNCDYTAFIPEGPDEGLLWVNHEYPNPLFVSGHTGGEKTKEEVDKEMYSVGGSFVEMRKEDGRWNPIQSEKNMRLTGHTIIPFNWPHPIAGKKEAMGTFQNCSGGVTPWRTILTCEENYHQCYGECMRGSAQIDEGRGTYGWNSFYDNRPEHYGWVVEVDPQTGDAQKHVALGRFSHECATIIELEDGRVVVYSGDDKNDEHLYKFISSVPGSLKEGTLYVADLEKGAWLSLDIEEQAVLKKNFTDQTEVLIYCREASKLLGATPLDRPEDIEIDPVTGHVLVACTNNKPKKNFHGQIMKFMEKDGRYDALEFESEMFLTGGEETGFSCPDNLAFDQAGNLWFTVDVSGSAMNYGVYEPFGNNGLFMVPRSGPQEGEVIQMASAPNDAELTGPFFSPDGKTLFLSVQHPGETSVSLEKLTSHWPDGGDSIPLPSVVAIEGPLLEQINQVES
- a CDS encoding ZIP family metal transporter, yielding MQPVLDYFESIDPILAALLATLFTWGLTGLGASLVFFFKTMKRSVLDGMLGFTGGVMVAASYWSLLSPAIEMSPGEGFVKAMPAVIGFGMGALFLFALDKFVPHLHINFTKDEAEGPDTDWKGTTLLILAITLHNIPEGLAVGVLFGGVAAGIPEATIGGAVALALGIGIQNFPEGIAVSMPLRRQGVSRFRSFWYGQLSAIVEPVAGVLGALLVMQMMPILPYALAFAAGAMIYVVIEEVVPETQRDAYTDIATLGFIGGFIVMMLLDVGLG
- a CDS encoding SDR family oxidoreductase, translated to MKNVIITGASSGIGQALAHALDNGAYRLVLSGRNKERLQTLTDSLSCEHLVHIGDVREYDDCQELVNSCLNEFGGVDVLINNAGLGHFDPLHQGKIEEWHRMVDVNVKGVLNCLHSAMPSLIEQRGHVINIGSIASHHVFPNSGVYCATKHALFGISESIRVELNGRVKVTTISPGAVDTDFINKTTNEEIHGNMKDYFASAMRPKSIAVQIKHAIESPEDSVVNEIIVRPFRSHRRPA
- the smpB gene encoding SsrA-binding protein SmpB, yielding MIEEGTVIAKNKKAAYQYFLEDKWIAGIQLTGTEIKSIRNHKARITEAYCNFIKGELHVLNMYIEPYSHGGYANHEPTRVRKLLLTANELGKIKRKLRDVGNTCIPLTLFISKSGFAKLEIALATGKKLQDKREDLKKKEAKRQIDRSRSDRYE